Proteins co-encoded in one Salarias fasciatus chromosome 4, fSalaFa1.1, whole genome shotgun sequence genomic window:
- the lfng gene encoding beta-1,3-N-acetylglucosaminyltransferase lunatic fringe gives MLKNNGRKAAISVACTAGLCLLLVLLAVQQHHRVQVQVDGRADGGEPGTRSLLQDGSARDGKGFSAYFTKLSRGRREVEKPPRSSADPPAAEDISADDIFVAVKTTKKFHQSRLNLLLDTWISRNMHQTYVFTDGEDEELKRKIGSHAINTNCSAAHSRQALSCKMAVEYDKFIESGKKWFCHVDDDNYVNVRTLVKHLSQYPHTQDMYIGKPSLDRPIEATERLGDNKMKPVNFWFATGGAGFCVSRGLALKMSPWASGGHFMNTAEKIRLPDDCTVGYIIESVLGVPLTRSSLFHSHLENLQQVSRSEIHKQITLSYGMFENKSNIINLKGAFPVEEDPSRFRSVHCLLYPDTPWCPPGVAF, from the exons aTGTTGAAGAATAATGGGAGGAAGGCGGCGATCTCCGTGGCCTGCACGGCGGGCCTGtgcctgctgctggtgctgctggccGTGCAGCAGCATCACCGGGTGCAGGTCCAGGTGGACGGGCGCGCGGACGGAGGGGAGCCCGGCACGCGCTCTCTGCTCCAGGACGGGAGCGCCCGGGACGGGAAGGGCTTCTCGGCGTACTTCACCAAGCTGAGCCGCGGACGCAGGGAGGTGGAGAAGCCCCCGCGGTCCTCCGCGGACCCCCCCGCGGCCGAGGACATCAGCGCGGATGACATCTTCGTTGCGGTGAAGACCACCAAGAAGTTCCACCAGTCCCggctgaacctgctgctggacacatGGATCTCCAGAAACATGCATcag ACCTACGTCTTCACAgatggagaggatgaggagctAAAAAGGAAAATCG GGAGTCACGCAATCAACACCAACTGCTCGGCGGCTCACAGTCGGCAAGCCCTGTCATGCAAGATGGCCGTGGAATACGACAAGTTCATCGAGTCCGGGAAGAA GTGGTTCTGTCACGTCGACGACGACAATTACGTGAACGTCCGGACTCTGGTGAAGCACCTGTCTCAGTACCCCCACACCCAGGACATGTACATCGGTAAACCCAGCCTGGACCGGCCCATCGAGGCCACCGAGAGGCTGGGGGACAACAAAATG AAACCGGTGAATTTCTGGTTTGCCACCGGAGGAGCCGGCTTCTGTGTGAGTCGTGGTCTGGCTCTGAAGATGAGTCCGTGGGCCAG TGGCGGTCACTTCATGAACACGGCGGAGAAGATCCGCCTGCCTGACGACTGCACCGTCGGCTACATCATCGAGTCGGTCCTGGGCGTCCCGCTGACCCGCAGCAGCCTGTTCCACTCCCACCTggaaaacctgcagcaggtgtcGAGATCCGAGATCCACAAGcag ATCACACTCAGTTATGGGATGTTTGAAAACAAGAGCAACATCATCAATTTGAAAGGAGCTTTTCCTGTAGAGGAGGATCCATCCAG GTTCAGGTCCGTGCACTGTCTCCTGTACCCGGACACCCCGTGGTGTCCCCCCGGGGTTGCCTTCTAG
- the LOC115386665 gene encoding dynein regulatory complex subunit 4-like — protein sequence MFDTAGFECVISAGGSGASGASSGASSGASSGASSGVSSGASSGAGRQGVCALQLWEQVVLLQEELARGREEKTNFKLERDQNLDLWEISKRSLEEVEAQLRSKRWEKEEAQERHHRETSTYQQKLKHVQMEQHDAVTELKLDAVTEASGGQSQHTESELELRRTIQDLQAERREKMSHSEMRLKQLKLEQQVELIELNKGYERRMQAMGNISNQRMCSLITTEEKKTREQLEEVDERMRLRVLEVKKASEQKLQEASECQTLLVKLSKLKEEEQQVQREKERLDRKLSAAEQEHQRLTECVRELQLRGAGLHNQLQQLQDEDARSGARGKLINKEIRDQTVKNELLQQAVQKAQLECDELLRSQQSQALELQERRTLKEMLLHNKLSSLTHTLQRLQLGLSGG from the exons ATGTTCGACACAGCTGGTTTTGAATGTGTCATCTCCGCCGGTGGCTCTGGGGCCTCTGGGGCCTCCTCTGGGGCCTCCTCTGGGGCCTCCTCTGGGGCCTCCTCTGGAGTCTCCTCTGGAgcttcctctggagctggtcgtcagggtgtgtgtgctctccagCTGTGGGAGCAGGTcgtcctgctgcaggaggagctggcccgAGGCCGTGAGGAGAAGACCAACTTCAAGCTGGAGCGGGATCAGAACCTGGACTTATGGGAGATCAGCAAGAGGAGTTtagaggaggtggaggcccAGCTGAGGAGCAAGAGatgggagaaggaggaggctcAGGAGCGCCATCACCGGGAGACCTCT ACCTACCAGCAGAAACTGAAACACGTCCAGATGGAGCAGCACGACGCCGTCACCGAGCTGAAGCTGGACGCGGTGACCGAGGCCTCCGGGGGCCAGAGTCAACACACCGAGTCCGAGCTGGAACTCCGCAGAACCATTCAAGACCTGCAGGCGGAGCGCAGGGAGAAGATGTCTCACAGCGAGATGcgcctgaagcagctgaagctg GAACAACAGGTGGAATTAATAGAGCTGAACAAGGGCTACGAGCGCCGGATGCAAG CGATGGGGAACATATCCAATCAGCGAATGTGTTCTCTGATTACGACGGAGGAGAAGAAGAcgagggagcagctggaggaggtggatgagAGGATGAGGCTTCGTGTGTTGGAGGTGAAGAAGGCGAgcgagcagaagctgcaggaggcctCTGAATGTCAGACCCTGCTGGTGAAACTCTCCAAGCTGAAG gaagaagagcagcaggtgcagagggagaaggagagactAGACAGGAAGCTGAGCGCTGCCGAGCAGGAACACCAACGGctgactgagtgtgtgagagagttacAGCTCAGAGGCGCCGGGCTGCACAACCAACTGCAGCAACTCCAGGATGAAGACGCT AGGAGTGGAGCTCGTGGAAAGTTGATCAACAAGGAGATCAGAGATCAGACAGTGAAAAATGAACTGCTGCAGCAGGCCGTCCAAAag GCGCAGCTGGAGTGTGATGAGCTGCTCAGGTCTCAGCAGTCTCAGGCGTTGGAGCTTCAGGAGCGTCGCACCCTGAAGGAGATGCTGCTTCACAACAAGCTCTCCTCCCTGacgcacacactgcagaggctgcagCTGGGCCTGAgtgg TGGTTGA